In a genomic window of Planctomycetaceae bacterium:
- the dnaX gene encoding DNA polymerase III subunit gamma/tau, whose amino-acid sequence MADHSDIPTSSVAGAHYTVLARRFRPQAFDDVIGQEHVSRALRNAIRAGRVAHAYLFTGARGVGKTSTARILAKALNCPSVKDGVPCNHCEICEGISAGNDVDVLEIDGASNRGIDDIRSLRANVGVRSMRTQFKVYIIDEVHMLTREAFNALLKTLEEPPPNVKFVFCTTEPNKVPDTILSRCQRFDFSAIGETSIAQRLNEIAKAEGFEVTEDALELVARRARGSMRDSQSLFDQLLAFSDGTVSAEDVHRMLGTAGDERLVELFAATVEHRPGEVLSLLDDSLRGGVQASELMDQCIAYVRDLMVLQAGGSQVPLSSVSSRFRDQLMGQAQRLGMHSIMAAFQVLADARNQMFRSTFARTILEMSLIHVSLLENLSAISDLLSGKLPAIPDLSDAVASSSSVTVEGKTAEKKNDELVEVDHQNTVNSPSVHVQPSQPYAESPSETDALPPGGPSAKESDSLDAKERLSEESRQDIQLSTVELPLESASLTQLQKLLTSRLGIVVAAGLRQASGLAIGPETATGATVLEVRLDKAYEAAKASLESSENKSRIEELVAQVTGRKVELRVISLDTPPVSAETKLSPPAPEAFKPTNEAKKTENSATKASEKEEQQGSRSDPQKRPSAPKPSSPKPSVNLLNDVDPGKDNFVRHVMDTFGATVVRVMPAPNTRTHTPEES is encoded by the coding sequence ATGGCTGATCATTCAGACATTCCTACATCTTCCGTTGCAGGTGCTCATTACACCGTTCTGGCCCGCCGGTTTCGCCCTCAGGCGTTCGACGATGTTATCGGGCAGGAACACGTTTCTCGTGCGTTAAGAAACGCAATTCGCGCCGGGCGTGTCGCGCATGCCTATCTCTTCACGGGAGCTCGAGGGGTCGGTAAGACGTCAACGGCCCGCATTCTTGCCAAGGCTTTGAACTGCCCCTCCGTAAAGGACGGCGTTCCCTGTAATCACTGCGAAATCTGCGAGGGCATTTCTGCCGGCAATGACGTCGATGTCCTCGAAATTGACGGCGCGTCGAACCGCGGGATTGATGATATTCGATCACTGCGAGCCAATGTTGGCGTTCGTTCCATGCGAACTCAGTTCAAGGTTTATATTATCGACGAAGTTCACATGCTGACGCGCGAAGCGTTCAACGCTCTGCTGAAAACACTCGAAGAGCCGCCGCCCAATGTGAAATTCGTGTTTTGTACAACCGAGCCGAACAAAGTTCCGGACACCATCCTCTCTCGCTGTCAGCGATTTGACTTCTCAGCGATTGGTGAAACGTCTATCGCTCAAAGGCTGAATGAGATTGCAAAGGCCGAAGGTTTCGAGGTCACGGAGGATGCCCTGGAGCTTGTCGCCCGCCGAGCGCGCGGATCCATGCGAGACAGTCAGTCTTTGTTCGATCAATTGCTGGCCTTTAGCGACGGTACGGTCTCTGCAGAGGACGTTCACCGTATGCTCGGGACAGCGGGGGACGAAAGACTGGTCGAGCTCTTCGCCGCAACCGTGGAACATCGCCCGGGGGAAGTCCTTTCACTGCTCGACGATTCATTACGTGGCGGCGTTCAGGCCAGTGAATTGATGGATCAGTGTATCGCGTATGTACGCGACCTGATGGTCCTGCAGGCTGGTGGAAGTCAAGTACCGCTATCTTCCGTCTCCAGCCGATTCCGCGATCAACTGATGGGGCAGGCGCAGCGACTTGGCATGCACTCCATTATGGCGGCGTTTCAGGTTCTCGCAGATGCGCGTAACCAAATGTTTCGCAGTACGTTCGCGCGTACGATCCTTGAGATGTCATTGATTCATGTGAGCCTCCTCGAGAACCTTTCGGCCATCAGTGATCTGCTTTCCGGAAAACTCCCCGCCATTCCGGACCTTTCTGATGCGGTCGCAAGTTCCTCCAGCGTGACCGTGGAAGGAAAGACTGCGGAAAAAAAAAACGATGAATTAGTGGAAGTTGATCACCAAAATACGGTCAACTCGCCATCCGTCCACGTTCAACCATCCCAACCGTATGCGGAATCGCCCTCAGAGACGGATGCCCTGCCCCCGGGTGGGCCATCCGCGAAAGAGTCAGACTCGTTAGACGCAAAGGAGAGGTTGTCCGAGGAATCACGGCAGGACATTCAGCTTTCAACCGTGGAACTACCACTGGAATCTGCCAGCCTGACGCAATTGCAGAAGCTTTTGACCAGCCGACTTGGAATTGTTGTCGCTGCGGGTTTGCGTCAGGCCTCCGGGCTTGCGATTGGTCCTGAGACAGCGACCGGAGCGACCGTACTGGAAGTCAGACTCGACAAAGCTTACGAAGCCGCAAAGGCTTCACTCGAATCCTCCGAGAATAAATCGCGAATTGAAGAACTGGTGGCCCAGGTCACTGGGCGAAAGGTAGAGCTGCGTGTGATTTCGCTGGATACGCCACCAGTCTCTGCAGAAACAAAGTTGTCACCACCGGCGCCGGAAGCGTTCAAACCCACCAATGAGGCGAAGAAAACAGAGAATTCTGCCACGAAGGCTTCAGAGAAAGAAGAACAACAGGGAAGCAGATCAGATCCTCAGAAACGGCCGTCTGCGCCGAAACCTTCTTCTCCCAAACCTTCCGTAAACTTGCTGAATGATGTCGATCCGGGAAAAGACAATTTTGTCCGGCATGTGATGGATACATTTGGAGCAACGGTGGTTCGAGTCATGCCAGCTCCAAACACCCGAACGCATACCCCGGAAGAATCCTAA
- a CDS encoding CehA/McbA family metallohydrolase: MSSGSLPTFSADSHGQRPLSPNMIPMLASLIVVTVVFTSCSRSSAQIAKSGPTMVARLTPENWNDLVPRGKEVDAIYGDIVLRNELITAVIANPASTRNANMTVKSVGGCLIDLAVNDAASDQLSAFYPGRRVFRFEDGVSVGSHGKSVTLGGVTATASTSELTIQSRGGGSQPDCVVKYSIEGGKPYVKISSTWTNTSDKEIKLTLEDDLRADGGKEDMPKVPNGTHELFWFQDIHWQQAYGVSAPGYTIRCNSNARESVLSYEAVDGRDMILKPGASFEFVRHVYVAKDLPLVLAMHEEESGRGANHRNVTLVVQDHQAKPVTGARVELKVNGHSRGIAVSDQEGKIQTALPTGDGLAEVSLAGLNFASSKFRIEDTTSNIPIKLDEYTPGTAMITVTDAEGRSIPAKVEFDGSGDTQTPNWGPETAEHFVRNLAYTPDGKVQATLASGTYDLIISHGPEYDAEFTKLQVDAGKTSEVQVKLSRVVNTTGWVSADFHSHSSPSGDNTGSQLGRVLNLAAEHVEFAPCTEHNRISTYVDHIQSQNLGAFLSTVSGMELTGSPLPLNHQNAFPLIYKPRTQDGGAPTPDGSPETQVERLAAWDNNSEKLIQQNHPDIGWLFYDKDGNQEPDTGYSRSFEHINVMEIHPIDPILDLGPLDSRNGKPFGNSRMFNWLQLLNQGFRIYGVVNTDSHYNFHGSGGLRLWLKSSTDDPAEIDSDEMKSVSRAGNIIMSNGPFIEFTLADSAKPDDVRIAGQDLAASSGKLNARIKVQTPNWFDIDTVFVLVNGRKRDDLTFTRDTHPDMFTTSTVKFDQTLSFPVESDAHVIVVTGHRTELLGDVQGPAWGAQHPAALSNPVFVDVDGDGFKASKDTLDHPLPVKFVAK; encoded by the coding sequence ATGTCCTCAGGTTCACTGCCAACGTTTTCCGCGGATTCTCATGGCCAGCGGCCCCTTTCTCCTAACATGATTCCGATGCTGGCGTCGTTGATTGTTGTCACAGTCGTCTTCACCAGTTGCTCCCGTTCAAGTGCGCAGATCGCGAAGTCGGGACCGACGATGGTTGCAAGACTGACCCCCGAGAACTGGAATGATCTGGTTCCGAGGGGCAAAGAAGTAGATGCGATCTACGGCGATATCGTTCTTCGGAATGAATTGATCACTGCTGTGATTGCAAACCCTGCCAGCACCCGGAACGCAAACATGACCGTGAAATCCGTCGGAGGTTGCCTGATCGATCTCGCAGTGAATGATGCCGCATCAGATCAGCTGAGTGCATTCTATCCCGGACGCAGAGTATTCCGATTCGAGGATGGTGTCAGTGTGGGTTCGCATGGTAAGTCTGTGACGTTGGGGGGAGTCACGGCAACGGCATCGACATCGGAACTTACAATTCAGTCCAGGGGTGGCGGAAGCCAACCTGATTGCGTTGTGAAGTATTCGATTGAAGGCGGTAAGCCGTATGTAAAGATTTCATCGACGTGGACCAATACCTCGGACAAGGAAATCAAACTCACGCTCGAGGATGACCTTCGCGCCGATGGGGGCAAAGAAGACATGCCCAAGGTCCCCAACGGCACACACGAACTTTTCTGGTTTCAGGATATTCACTGGCAGCAGGCCTATGGCGTATCAGCCCCCGGATACACGATTCGCTGCAACAGTAACGCGAGAGAATCTGTATTGTCGTACGAGGCAGTTGATGGTCGCGATATGATCCTTAAGCCAGGTGCATCGTTTGAGTTTGTTCGCCACGTTTATGTAGCGAAAGATCTTCCGTTGGTACTTGCGATGCACGAAGAAGAGTCGGGCCGTGGTGCGAACCATCGAAACGTGACCCTTGTTGTGCAGGATCATCAGGCGAAGCCCGTTACAGGTGCCAGAGTTGAGTTGAAGGTGAATGGACATAGCCGTGGCATCGCGGTGTCCGACCAGGAGGGGAAGATCCAGACTGCGTTGCCGACAGGAGACGGTTTGGCTGAGGTTTCGCTGGCTGGCCTGAACTTCGCGTCTTCGAAGTTCAGGATCGAAGACACAACTTCGAATATTCCAATTAAGCTTGATGAATACACGCCCGGCACAGCAATGATCACGGTGACCGATGCGGAAGGACGTTCCATCCCGGCAAAAGTGGAATTCGACGGAAGCGGAGACACACAAACCCCCAACTGGGGGCCGGAGACTGCCGAGCATTTCGTTCGAAACCTGGCGTACACTCCAGACGGGAAAGTTCAGGCAACTCTGGCGTCCGGTACCTATGACCTCATCATCAGCCATGGACCGGAATACGATGCCGAGTTCACGAAGCTGCAGGTCGATGCGGGCAAGACGTCAGAAGTTCAGGTAAAGCTGTCGCGAGTCGTCAACACGACTGGATGGGTAAGTGCCGATTTTCACAGCCACAGCTCACCATCGGGTGACAACACAGGAAGTCAACTGGGACGTGTTTTAAATCTGGCCGCGGAACACGTGGAATTCGCTCCCTGCACGGAACACAATCGCATCAGTACCTACGTCGATCACATTCAGAGTCAGAATCTTGGTGCATTTCTGTCGACAGTGTCGGGGATGGAACTGACAGGCTCTCCACTGCCACTCAACCATCAGAATGCATTCCCTTTGATTTACAAGCCACGAACGCAGGATGGTGGTGCGCCGACACCAGACGGGAGTCCGGAGACTCAGGTCGAGAGGCTGGCGGCGTGGGATAACAACAGCGAAAAGCTTATTCAGCAGAATCATCCCGACATCGGCTGGTTGTTCTACGACAAGGACGGAAATCAGGAACCGGACACAGGGTACTCTCGTTCATTCGAACACATCAACGTCATGGAGATTCACCCCATCGATCCGATTCTTGATCTCGGTCCGCTGGATAGTCGCAACGGAAAGCCGTTTGGCAATTCCCGAATGTTTAACTGGCTTCAGCTTCTGAATCAGGGGTTTCGTATTTACGGAGTCGTCAACACCGATTCTCATTACAACTTTCATGGTTCAGGTGGCCTGCGACTGTGGCTCAAGTCTTCAACGGACGACCCCGCTGAAATCGACTCGGATGAAATGAAATCCGTTTCCCGCGCTGGAAACATCATCATGTCAAATGGCCCGTTCATCGAGTTCACGCTGGCGGATTCGGCCAAACCAGACGATGTCCGAATCGCAGGTCAGGACCTTGCAGCCTCTTCAGGGAAACTGAACGCAAGAATCAAAGTGCAGACACCAAACTGGTTCGACATCGATACGGTCTTTGTGCTCGTCAACGGACGAAAAAGAGACGACTTGACTTTTACTCGAGACACGCACCCCGACATGTTCACGACCAGCACCGTGAAGTTTGATCAGACCCTCAGCTTCCCGGTGGAATCTGACGCTCATGTCATCGTGGTGACTGGCCATCGCACAGAACTGCTCGGCGACGTTCAGGGCCCAGCATGGGGCGCCCAGCACCCGGCTGCACTGTCGAATCCTGTCTTTGTCGATGTCGACGGTGACGGCTTCAAGGCCAGTAAAGATACCCTCGATCATCCGTTGCCTGTAAAGTTCGTCGCCAAGTAG
- a CDS encoding c-type cytochrome, producing MKCPTLLASVVATLLLIRTSPLEAYQQTISLPSSPGWFSQIVPDVWRSVPKGELAPVDGYSWFRAMVYVPVEWKEGTVTLFVESLDDARAAYINGTPVGATGTFPPQFRSGLGERGRYSIRTDQLNPGALNTLAIRVYQNDPRPNFSVAPPVLMNETRKEAIRLEGAWQYRPGDDDSWGKATPEMFNVLESDLPSETDAAARGVYLRIDHVNDLERYVMRRNGDTDPLSPAEAEKRFVTPDDLEFQLVLSDPVIAQPLFLTWDERNRLWVMEYRQYPDVAGVRMLSRDTFLRSVYDSVPAAPPNHVRGADRISIHEDTDGDGVYDQHSVFVDGLNIASSFAIGRGGVFVTNPPYLLFYPDADHDGIPDGDPRVLLEGFGLEDSHSVINSMRFGPDGWLYGAQGSTVSAAVKKPGSTDPPIRTLGQQIWRYHPEKEVFEVFAEGGGNTFGCEIDSKGRVFSGHNGGDTRGFHYVQGGYYRKGFGKHGPLSNPFAFGYFENIKHHSVARFTHNFVIYEDDVLPERYHRRLFGIEPLQGQVVMSDVRQYQSSFETEDIERVVRTDDPWFRPVDIKVGPDGCIYVADMYEQRIDHSSHYAGRVDRTTGRVYRLKPQHLRHGLPATAFKDATAAQLITGLENPIRERRQTALRLIGDRADETLLPSFRKLLVTGDGQTQLEALWAIYQSHGFTDEVAITLLKHENQFVRAWTVRLLCDDREVSDPVAESLISLSRTEPYIEVRKQLASSARRLPPEHALPILGALIRFDQDAADIHQPLLLWWALEAQIGPASVDQILHEILADSTSWQLPLVKNVLLARLMKRYAVSGTREDLLQAATLLKGAPDDECVDILLKGFEEAFQGRSLATIPAPLAKAIAATGRGSLALKLRQGQTEAITEALKRISDTNTNSSDRSQLIEILGQTAPAESLRPLLQVVAAEKDDRVLSAAITALQSFHDPEVAVSVVRRFNELSQDARLAAESLLAARPEFATVALNAVDEGRLPADTLSAQTLRKMLMHNDPRIQQLVEKHWGKVSGASSNEMQAEVSRIRQVLDTGSGNPKSGKRLFMQNCGRCHLLFEEGGRIGPDLTPFARDNTERMLINIVNPSLEIREGFENHLVITNDGRILNGFLADKDSQVVILRGVDGQNVVIPQNEIDEMTVVPQSVMPEGSLKLLDNQQLRDLFAYLRSSQPVNY from the coding sequence ATGAAATGTCCGACACTTCTTGCAAGCGTTGTTGCCACGCTCCTGCTGATCAGGACTTCCCCGTTAGAGGCATATCAGCAGACGATTTCCTTGCCGTCATCTCCGGGTTGGTTCTCGCAAATCGTCCCGGACGTCTGGAGGTCTGTGCCAAAAGGAGAATTGGCGCCGGTAGACGGATACTCGTGGTTTCGGGCGATGGTGTACGTGCCTGTGGAATGGAAGGAAGGCACCGTCACATTGTTCGTCGAATCGCTGGACGACGCACGAGCGGCCTACATCAACGGTACTCCTGTAGGAGCAACAGGTACGTTCCCGCCTCAGTTTCGAAGTGGTCTTGGTGAACGGGGGCGTTACTCGATCAGAACCGATCAGTTAAACCCGGGTGCATTGAACACTCTTGCGATTCGTGTCTATCAAAACGACCCCCGTCCAAACTTCAGCGTCGCACCACCAGTGCTGATGAACGAAACTCGAAAAGAAGCAATTCGATTGGAGGGCGCTTGGCAGTACAGGCCCGGTGATGACGATTCCTGGGGGAAGGCCACCCCTGAAATGTTCAACGTTCTGGAATCCGACCTACCATCAGAAACGGACGCCGCTGCAAGGGGCGTCTACCTCCGAATCGATCATGTCAACGACCTCGAACGCTACGTGATGCGACGAAATGGGGACACAGATCCTCTGTCGCCTGCCGAGGCTGAAAAGAGGTTCGTAACTCCGGATGATCTTGAGTTTCAGCTTGTGCTCAGTGATCCGGTGATTGCGCAACCGTTGTTCCTGACCTGGGACGAGCGGAACAGGCTTTGGGTCATGGAGTATCGGCAATACCCGGACGTGGCCGGGGTGCGTATGCTCAGTCGCGATACGTTTCTGCGGTCAGTTTACGACAGCGTACCCGCTGCGCCGCCAAACCATGTTCGTGGTGCCGATCGCATCAGCATTCATGAAGACACCGATGGAGATGGCGTCTACGACCAGCATTCTGTGTTTGTCGATGGATTAAACATTGCTTCGTCTTTTGCCATAGGACGGGGGGGCGTTTTCGTTACCAATCCACCATATCTTCTTTTCTATCCAGATGCTGACCACGATGGCATTCCTGACGGAGATCCTCGTGTGCTTCTTGAAGGATTTGGACTGGAAGACTCTCACTCCGTCATCAACAGCATGCGTTTTGGTCCCGACGGTTGGCTGTATGGCGCGCAGGGAAGTACCGTTTCTGCTGCGGTGAAAAAACCAGGCAGCACCGATCCACCAATTCGAACACTGGGCCAGCAGATCTGGCGATACCATCCGGAAAAGGAGGTCTTTGAGGTTTTCGCAGAGGGTGGTGGCAACACGTTTGGGTGCGAGATCGATTCGAAAGGGCGAGTGTTTTCCGGTCACAATGGCGGTGATACTCGTGGATTCCACTATGTGCAGGGAGGTTATTACAGGAAAGGTTTCGGCAAACACGGTCCGCTGTCGAACCCGTTTGCGTTTGGGTATTTTGAGAATATTAAACACCACAGCGTCGCCCGATTTACCCACAACTTTGTGATCTACGAAGACGACGTTCTGCCGGAGCGATACCATCGCCGGTTGTTCGGTATTGAACCGCTGCAGGGGCAGGTGGTGATGAGCGACGTTCGACAGTACCAGTCGTCGTTTGAAACTGAGGATATCGAACGTGTGGTCAGAACTGACGACCCCTGGTTCCGACCTGTCGACATCAAGGTGGGTCCTGATGGATGCATCTATGTTGCCGACATGTATGAACAGAGGATCGACCATAGTAGCCACTACGCTGGTCGTGTTGATCGAACCACAGGGCGGGTCTACCGTCTGAAGCCACAACATCTCCGTCATGGCCTTCCGGCGACAGCATTCAAAGACGCAACCGCTGCGCAGCTGATCACCGGTTTGGAAAATCCCATTCGTGAGCGACGGCAAACTGCGCTGCGATTGATCGGAGACAGAGCTGATGAAACGTTGCTTCCATCGTTCCGGAAACTGCTGGTAACGGGCGACGGACAAACACAACTGGAAGCCCTGTGGGCGATCTATCAATCCCACGGATTTACTGACGAAGTGGCGATCACGCTCCTGAAACACGAAAACCAGTTTGTGCGTGCCTGGACTGTTCGTCTCCTGTGCGATGATCGAGAGGTTTCGGACCCTGTTGCAGAAAGTCTGATTTCCCTGAGCCGTACGGAACCCTACATTGAGGTTCGAAAACAGCTCGCCAGTTCCGCAAGGCGGCTTCCTCCCGAACATGCGTTGCCGATTCTGGGCGCATTGATTCGTTTTGATCAGGACGCTGCCGATATTCACCAGCCGCTCCTGCTTTGGTGGGCACTGGAAGCTCAGATTGGGCCTGCGTCAGTCGATCAAATTCTTCATGAAATTCTCGCAGACTCAACATCCTGGCAGTTACCGCTGGTGAAGAACGTTCTGCTCGCTCGACTGATGAAACGTTACGCTGTTTCAGGAACTCGCGAAGATTTGCTGCAGGCAGCCACACTATTAAAAGGGGCACCGGACGATGAGTGTGTGGATATTCTGTTAAAAGGATTTGAGGAGGCGTTCCAGGGGAGGTCCCTGGCGACCATTCCCGCCCCACTTGCCAAAGCAATTGCAGCGACGGGGCGCGGGTCCCTGGCCCTTAAGCTGCGACAGGGGCAAACGGAAGCGATCACAGAAGCGTTAAAGAGGATTTCCGACACGAACACAAACAGTTCTGACCGCAGTCAACTGATCGAGATACTGGGGCAAACGGCTCCTGCCGAGTCATTGCGGCCACTGCTGCAGGTGGTCGCGGCTGAAAAAGATGACCGTGTTCTTTCTGCAGCGATTACGGCCTTGCAGTCATTTCATGATCCAGAGGTGGCTGTGTCGGTCGTGCGGCGATTCAATGAATTGTCACAGGATGCTCGACTTGCGGCCGAATCTTTGCTGGCAGCGAGGCCGGAATTTGCCACCGTCGCGCTCAACGCCGTAGATGAAGGACGATTGCCTGCCGACACGTTGTCCGCACAGACACTCAGAAAAATGCTGATGCACAATGATCCCCGAATTCAGCAACTCGTCGAGAAACACTGGGGGAAAGTGTCAGGTGCATCCTCGAATGAGATGCAGGCCGAAGTGAGCCGTATTCGACAGGTGCTGGACACAGGCTCCGGCAACCCCAAATCGGGAAAGAGACTGTTCATGCAGAATTGCGGACGCTGCCATCTTCTCTTTGAAGAAGGAGGCCGAATCGGCCCGGATCTGACACCATTCGCTCGCGATAACACAGAACGCATGCTGATCAACATTGTTAATCCGAGTCTTGAAATTCGTGAAGGCTTCGAGAATCACCTGGTCATTACCAACGATGGACGTATTCTGAATGGATTCCTTGCAGACAAGGACAGTCAGGTCGTAATCCTGAGGGGAGTTGATGGACAGAACGTCGTCATCCCTCAGAATGAGATTGACGAAATGACGGTCGTGCCTCAATCTGTCATGCCGGAAGGCAGTCTCAAATTACTGGACAACCAGCAGCTACGTGACTTGTTCGCCTATCTGCGAAGTTCGCAACCTGTGAACTATTAA